In the genome of Flavobacterium panacagri, one region contains:
- a CDS encoding MarR family winged helix-turn-helix transcriptional regulator yields MEKVNTDKESFSNFWKEEISDSFFFQIHRIKRAIFRRTNALMTEEGITLQLEQLPLLMILNHKSLSQRELSDKTMRDKSSILRSINSLEKKNLVEVVKDKTDKRKNIVSLTNEGSTLAKNIRSLMKRAEEEVMSVFSPKERIEALNAVRFYADKLETL; encoded by the coding sequence ATGGAAAAGGTAAATACAGATAAAGAAAGTTTTTCAAATTTTTGGAAAGAGGAAATATCCGACAGTTTCTTCTTTCAAATCCACCGTATCAAACGCGCAATTTTTAGACGCACCAACGCGTTAATGACTGAGGAAGGAATTACACTTCAGTTAGAACAATTACCATTGCTAATGATTTTAAACCATAAAAGTCTTTCGCAGCGAGAATTGTCAGATAAAACGATGCGTGATAAATCTTCTATTTTAAGAAGTATAAATTCACTGGAAAAGAAGAATCTGGTTGAGGTTGTAAAAGATAAAACCGATAAACGAAAGAATATCGTAAGTCTTACGAATGAAGGAAGCACTTTGGCAAAAAACATTCGATCTCTTATGAAAAGGGCAGAAGAAGAAGTAATGTCTGTGTTTAGTCCAAAAGAAAGAATTGAAGCCTTGAATGCCGTGAGATTTTATGCTGACAAATTAGAAACGCTTTAA
- a CDS encoding glycoside hydrolase family 97 protein, with protein MKNNKYRYCIVALASMLLFACSTKKTYKISSPEKISELTFELTPSGQPQYRFSSNGKSVIEPSLLGFEFQELPKMTDGFEVISTEEKSADETWEQPWGEFKKVRDHHNELIVHLKEAKGEERLVDIIFRVFDDGLGFRYEFPKQPNLGKVKISNEVTQFTFKDNNEVWWIPVHRENSYYESEYRKTLMSKTDTINTPATFETKDKLYVAIHEANLTDFASMTLLKTSDKQYKSDLVPWADGVKVYAETPFKTPWRTIVVGKNPGDVATSTIMLNLNEPSKIEDLSWITPSKYIGIWWGMHLEKYTWGQGPKHGATTKNTKEYIDFAAKNGFDGVLVEGWNEGWDGDWTADGSAFSFVKAYPDFNLEEITKYAAVKNVRLIGHHETAGATKNYENQLEDAFKLYQKMGVNSVKTGYVNKYLDKKEWHDSQYGACHYRKVIETAAKYHIMIDNHEPMKGTGLQRTYPNFMSQEGGRGQEYNAWSVDGGNTPEHLTTLPFTRMLSGPFDYTPGNFNFDYKTPSGAKVQTTLANQLALYVIIFSPLQMASDLPKNYEGKPEFQFVKDVPCTWSDTKVLDSKIGEYTTIVRKDWDEKNWYLGSITNRNARDLKVALSFLDKDKEYEAEIYADGTGANYKTNPYPVTISKQKVNSKTVLNIKLAAGGGTAIKFSPIEK; from the coding sequence ATGAAAAACAATAAATATAGATACTGTATAGTCGCGCTGGCATCCATGTTGCTTTTTGCCTGCAGTACTAAAAAAACGTATAAAATCAGTTCTCCTGAAAAAATCTCTGAACTTACTTTTGAACTAACACCTTCGGGACAGCCACAGTATCGTTTTTCTTCTAACGGGAAATCGGTTATTGAGCCTTCTCTTCTTGGATTTGAATTCCAAGAACTGCCAAAAATGACCGATGGTTTTGAAGTCATTTCAACAGAAGAAAAATCGGCAGATGAAACCTGGGAACAGCCTTGGGGCGAATTCAAAAAAGTAAGGGATCATCATAACGAATTAATTGTTCACTTAAAAGAAGCAAAAGGCGAAGAGCGTTTGGTGGATATTATTTTCAGAGTTTTTGATGATGGTTTAGGTTTTCGATATGAATTTCCAAAACAGCCGAATTTAGGAAAAGTCAAAATCTCAAATGAAGTAACACAATTTACTTTTAAAGATAATAATGAAGTCTGGTGGATTCCGGTTCACCGCGAAAACAGTTATTACGAAAGTGAATATCGTAAAACGTTAATGAGTAAAACGGATACGATTAATACGCCAGCCACTTTTGAAACCAAAGACAAATTGTATGTAGCGATTCATGAAGCGAATCTTACGGATTTTGCTTCAATGACACTTTTAAAAACATCTGATAAACAATACAAAAGTGATTTAGTGCCATGGGCTGATGGTGTAAAAGTTTATGCTGAAACGCCTTTTAAAACGCCGTGGAGAACCATTGTAGTTGGAAAAAATCCTGGAGATGTTGCAACTTCAACCATTATGCTGAATCTAAACGAACCTTCAAAAATTGAGGATTTATCGTGGATTACGCCATCGAAATATATTGGAATCTGGTGGGGAATGCATTTGGAAAAGTACACCTGGGGGCAAGGCCCAAAACATGGTGCAACGACCAAGAATACTAAAGAATACATTGACTTTGCTGCGAAAAATGGTTTTGACGGCGTTTTAGTAGAAGGCTGGAATGAAGGCTGGGATGGCGATTGGACTGCTGACGGTTCTGCATTTAGTTTTGTAAAAGCTTATCCCGATTTTAATTTGGAAGAAATCACGAAATATGCTGCCGTGAAAAATGTTCGTTTGATCGGACATCATGAAACTGCTGGAGCAACCAAAAATTATGAGAATCAATTGGAAGATGCTTTCAAATTGTATCAGAAAATGGGAGTGAATTCGGTTAAAACGGGTTATGTAAACAAATATTTGGACAAAAAAGAATGGCACGACAGCCAATACGGAGCGTGTCATTACAGAAAAGTAATCGAAACGGCAGCGAAATATCACATTATGATTGACAATCACGAACCTATGAAAGGAACGGGATTACAACGTACTTATCCAAATTTCATGTCACAAGAGGGAGGTAGAGGGCAGGAATATAATGCATGGTCTGTAGATGGAGGAAATACACCAGAACATTTAACCACTTTGCCTTTTACCAGAATGCTTTCTGGGCCTTTTGATTACACTCCAGGGAATTTCAATTTTGATTATAAAACACCTTCTGGAGCAAAAGTACAGACGACTTTGGCAAATCAATTGGCATTATATGTTATTATTTTCAGTCCGTTGCAGATGGCTTCAGATTTACCTAAAAATTATGAAGGAAAACCGGAATTTCAATTTGTAAAAGATGTTCCTTGCACTTGGTCAGACACCAAAGTTTTAGATTCAAAAATTGGAGAATACACTACAATTGTACGTAAAGATTGGGACGAGAAAAACTGGTATTTAGGTTCAATCACAAATAGAAATGCAAGAGACTTAAAAGTCGCGTTATCATTTTTAGATAAAGACAAAGAATACGAAGCAGAAATCTACGCAGACGGAACAGGAGCCAATTATAAAACCAATCCGTATCCAGTTACAATCTCTAAACAAAAAGTAAACAGCAAAACCGTTTTAAACATTAAGTTGGCTGCTGGCGGAGGAACAGCAATAAAATTTTCTCCAATCGAGAAATAA
- a CDS encoding glycoside hydrolase family 71/99-like protein, producing MKRYITSLVFGLMNIVMVAGCSSDDKGSDKPTEPEKTAPVAIEKTNSTKIYMHYMPWFETNESSADKKWGYHWTMANKNPNNIGANGRREIASYYYPLIGPYHSGDKNVIENHLLLMKYSGIDGILIDWYGTYDVNDYRMVKENTEQLIEMLDKVGLEYAIVYEDRFLTNVVNAGKAISVTSAAKTDLAYVQNNYFTDANYIKINGKPLLMNFGPIVLQTAAEWTNVFGTLTTKPTFLTLWDHSAKAGDNAAGEYAWVYKDNSYLTNFYTNTKPKLGVAMGSAYPGFKDFYAAGGGGAAIGWTIEHNNGATLDETLTLAKNANINYLQLITWNDFGEGTMFEPTVEFGYSYIEKIKAFSGVKNTENVFSDISKLYDLRVQKKGNVDAQKKLDQAFNYFVSMQSAKAKQVLSEIK from the coding sequence ATGAAAAGATATATCACATCATTGGTTTTTGGTTTAATGAACATTGTGATGGTTGCTGGATGCAGCAGCGATGACAAAGGTTCAGATAAGCCAACAGAACCAGAAAAAACAGCGCCTGTTGCGATTGAGAAAACCAACAGCACCAAAATTTATATGCACTACATGCCGTGGTTTGAAACCAACGAAAGCAGTGCCGATAAAAAATGGGGATATCATTGGACAATGGCCAACAAAAATCCGAACAATATTGGAGCAAACGGTCGTAGAGAAATTGCATCTTATTATTATCCGCTGATTGGGCCGTATCATTCAGGCGATAAAAATGTGATTGAAAATCATTTATTACTGATGAAATATTCAGGAATTGATGGTATTCTGATCGATTGGTACGGCACTTATGATGTAAACGATTACCGAATGGTCAAGGAAAATACAGAGCAGTTAATTGAAATGCTGGATAAAGTAGGTTTAGAATATGCGATTGTTTATGAAGACCGTTTTTTAACCAATGTTGTCAATGCTGGAAAAGCAATTTCGGTCACCAGTGCGGCAAAAACAGATTTAGCTTATGTTCAAAATAATTATTTTACTGATGCTAATTATATCAAAATTAATGGGAAACCTCTTTTGATGAATTTTGGTCCAATCGTTTTGCAGACTGCTGCTGAATGGACAAATGTGTTTGGGACTTTAACTACAAAACCAACATTTTTAACCCTTTGGGATCATTCAGCAAAAGCAGGCGATAATGCCGCTGGAGAGTATGCATGGGTTTATAAAGACAATAGTTATCTGACTAATTTTTACACCAATACAAAACCAAAATTGGGAGTAGCAATGGGAAGCGCTTATCCTGGTTTTAAAGATTTTTATGCTGCAGGTGGAGGCGGAGCGGCAATTGGATGGACAATAGAACATAACAACGGAGCGACACTTGATGAAACATTGACTTTGGCTAAAAATGCCAATATCAATTACCTGCAATTGATTACGTGGAATGATTTTGGAGAAGGAACTATGTTTGAACCAACCGTAGAATTTGGATATTCTTATATCGAAAAAATAAAAGCTTTTTCGGGAGTAAAAAATACAGAAAATGTTTTTTCTGATATCAGCAAATTGTATGATTTACGCGTACAGAAAAAAGGAAATGTCGATGCCCAGAAAAAACTCGATCAAGCGTTTAATTATTTTGTTTCGATGCAGTCAGCAAAGGCAAAACAAGTATTAAGCGAAATTAAATAG
- a CDS encoding RagB/SusD family nutrient uptake outer membrane protein, with amino-acid sequence MKIKITAAILLSMLFTVSCTDLNEQLYDQVEDGEFGNTTKEIDALVGGAYSSLRGFSDAISNNFPTCEYVFFLNEVVSDEATIPTRGTNWYDGGQYQDAQKHTWKADNRMILSAWRYNYTGIAKINAIIYQINKSSLSDKAKEPIFAELKALRAYYYYNLLDLFGNVPIVTNFEDTDLPSNSTRKQVYDFVEKELTDAIPHLNPNVVYSKLTRNVAYSILARLYLNSEAFIGVARWQDCLDACQKVTGYSLTPDFFANFVTENQTSSEIIFAIPYDSKAGTVGNYMNSMSAHYNQKLAISPIGNYPWSANGMCAQPGVYSAFADTDKRKKCMLEGDQINLATGSVIMMDNGEPLTYTENLTSLEDAKENEGVRLAKYEMKAGEQWERDHDFVLIRYSEILMMQAECYVRLGSPDLARPFLQQVTARAGEEMPATIDLAFIDQELLKEFTFEGRRRTDNIRFGTFFLPWWSKGATEKYRAIFPIPSTVLTTNKNLKQNPGYPN; translated from the coding sequence ATGAAAATCAAAATAACAGCAGCAATACTTTTAAGCATGCTTTTTACGGTATCATGTACTGATTTGAACGAACAGTTGTATGATCAGGTAGAAGATGGTGAGTTCGGGAATACAACTAAGGAAATTGATGCGCTGGTAGGAGGAGCTTATTCTTCGTTAAGAGGATTCTCTGATGCAATCTCAAATAACTTTCCAACCTGCGAATATGTTTTCTTTTTGAATGAAGTTGTTTCAGACGAAGCCACAATTCCAACAAGAGGAACCAACTGGTACGATGGCGGGCAGTATCAAGATGCACAAAAACATACTTGGAAAGCAGATAACAGAATGATTCTTTCGGCTTGGCGTTACAATTACACTGGAATTGCAAAGATCAATGCGATTATTTATCAAATCAATAAATCGTCTTTATCCGATAAAGCTAAAGAACCCATTTTTGCAGAACTAAAAGCGCTTAGGGCTTATTACTACTACAATCTTTTAGATTTATTCGGAAATGTGCCAATTGTAACCAATTTTGAGGATACAGATTTGCCTTCGAATTCAACTAGAAAACAGGTTTATGATTTTGTTGAAAAAGAATTGACAGATGCTATTCCGCATTTAAACCCAAATGTGGTGTATTCTAAATTGACTAGAAATGTTGCTTATTCTATTTTAGCGAGATTATATCTTAATTCTGAAGCATTCATTGGGGTAGCGCGCTGGCAGGATTGTTTAGATGCATGTCAGAAAGTTACGGGGTATAGTTTAACACCAGATTTCTTTGCCAATTTCGTAACCGAAAATCAGACTTCATCTGAAATTATTTTTGCTATTCCTTATGATTCAAAAGCAGGAACAGTTGGAAATTATATGAATTCGATGTCAGCACATTACAATCAAAAATTAGCGATTTCGCCAATAGGAAACTATCCGTGGAGTGCAAACGGAATGTGCGCACAGCCAGGAGTTTATTCCGCTTTCGCTGATACAGACAAAAGAAAAAAATGTATGCTGGAAGGCGATCAGATCAACTTGGCAACAGGTTCTGTAATTATGATGGATAATGGAGAACCACTAACTTATACTGAGAATCTGACAAGTTTAGAAGATGCTAAAGAAAATGAAGGAGTACGTTTGGCTAAATACGAAATGAAAGCAGGAGAACAATGGGAACGTGACCACGATTTTGTCCTAATTCGTTATTCAGAAATTTTAATGATGCAGGCAGAATGTTATGTTCGTTTAGGTTCGCCAGATTTAGCAAGACCATTTTTACAGCAGGTTACTGCACGTGCAGGAGAAGAAATGCCGGCAACAATTGATTTAGCTTTTATCGATCAAGAATTGCTGAAAGAATTCACTTTCGAAGGAAGAAGAAGAACAGACAATATTCGTTTTGGAACTTTCTTCCTGCCTTGGTGGTCAAAAGGTGCAACAGAGAAATATAGAGCAATTTTCCCAATTCCAAGCACTGTTTTAACAACAAATAAAAACCTAAAACAAAATCCTGGGTATCCAAATTAG
- a CDS encoding SusC/RagA family TonB-linked outer membrane protein, translating into MNSKNTKSVLHQMWTAKATVLMIFMLFLSAGLFAQGKKQISGTVYDNTGSVLPGASIIEVGTKNGTTTDFDGKFSLQVAVGGAIEVSFIGSTTQKVQITANTSNYDVRLQNDGYALAEVQVVSVGYGKVKKSDLTGAISTVGADDLVKGTISSTEQVLQGKVAGLNIIRPSGDPAAGSTIRLRGGTSLTASNSPLIVVDGIAGVDINVVQPADIKSVDVLKDASATAIYGSRGANGVIMITTKSGTKGVSVTYNGLSSIGYVTDNLDLLSANQWRGYVRQTGNADAVDYGGNTNWQKAIEQTAISQSHTLSINSGKADSGFRTSIGYLNNEGVIKKSGLERISGNVSAYQFLGDNKEVKFDMGLFANIDKWHPIDYRIFERAYNLNPTIPVYNEDGSFSSVTGNIYQNPVEILTNRTFDNERHRLLGYFKTDVKFLNDFTATANISLEHNAVKGGTYKPSYAVMEGQTEGGFAQRTYAEFTNAQGELYVNYNKTIDKHNISALAGYSYLENIYQGFGAQRGGFVTDAFSYNNLGAGYNYRLGDVYSYKGKSNLVSFYARANYGYDGKYLLTATVRRDGSSRFGENNKWGTFPSASAAWRISNEEFMESSKGWLDNLKLRVGYGVTGNQDGIGEYKSLSILGVGNDSYYDPVTKTWSLAYSPKQNPNPDLKWESTQQINVGFDFGLFNRITGSFEYYSKTTKDLLYTYEVPQPPYLVGTMLANVGEMSNKGVELTLNADIIKGEKFNWNANLTLGHNVQKIEKLSNPTYKTDVIYSGSLHGLAGMSGQYSQIIAEGYPVGTFWGFRNAGLDADGKIQYYNAAGQVVQESALVDADKTDLGNIQPDLTLGLAMNFTYGNFDLGISGYGMFGQKALNATNMMLNDPNRLPSFNVPDDFLSSGITSAPKYSDYWIEDASFFRLQTLSLGYTLPLKYKKSKVRFYVMGENLFVFTSYKGVDPEIGLNAQDGINQTGVMDQTGLAAPGIDRYNNYPRPTTISVGLNFTLNN; encoded by the coding sequence ATGAATAGTAAAAATACAAAAAGCGTCCTGCATCAAATGTGGACTGCTAAAGCAACGGTATTGATGATATTTATGCTTTTTCTTTCTGCTGGTTTATTTGCACAAGGAAAAAAACAAATATCAGGAACCGTTTACGACAATACTGGCAGCGTTTTGCCGGGAGCTTCTATCATTGAAGTAGGAACAAAAAACGGAACTACAACAGATTTTGATGGTAAATTTAGTCTTCAGGTAGCCGTAGGAGGTGCAATCGAAGTTTCTTTTATTGGATCTACAACTCAGAAAGTTCAAATTACTGCTAATACTTCCAATTATGATGTGCGTCTGCAGAATGACGGTTATGCGTTGGCAGAAGTACAAGTAGTTTCTGTAGGTTATGGTAAAGTAAAAAAATCAGATTTAACCGGAGCTATTTCAACTGTTGGCGCAGATGATTTAGTAAAAGGAACAATTTCTTCTACAGAACAGGTTTTACAAGGAAAAGTAGCAGGTTTAAATATCATTCGTCCTTCTGGTGATCCAGCAGCAGGTTCTACAATCCGTCTTCGTGGAGGAACTTCTTTAACAGCTAGCAATAGTCCGTTAATTGTGGTTGACGGTATTGCAGGTGTAGATATCAATGTCGTGCAGCCAGCAGATATTAAATCGGTTGACGTTTTGAAAGATGCTTCTGCAACAGCAATTTATGGTTCTAGAGGAGCAAATGGGGTAATTATGATTACAACTAAATCTGGAACTAAAGGAGTTTCTGTAACTTATAATGGTTTATCAAGCATTGGTTATGTAACAGACAATTTAGATCTTTTATCTGCAAACCAATGGAGAGGTTATGTTCGTCAGACAGGAAATGCAGATGCTGTAGATTATGGTGGAAATACGAATTGGCAGAAAGCAATCGAGCAGACAGCGATTTCTCAATCTCATACTTTAAGCATTAATTCAGGAAAGGCAGACAGCGGTTTTAGAACTTCTATTGGATATTTGAATAATGAAGGTGTTATTAAAAAATCAGGTTTAGAAAGAATCAGCGGAAACGTTAGTGCTTATCAGTTTCTTGGAGACAACAAAGAGGTAAAATTTGATATGGGATTATTTGCAAACATCGACAAATGGCACCCAATTGATTACAGAATTTTTGAAAGAGCTTATAACTTAAATCCAACAATCCCGGTTTACAACGAAGATGGATCATTTTCTTCTGTAACAGGAAATATTTATCAAAACCCGGTTGAGATTTTAACCAACAGAACTTTTGATAATGAAAGACACAGACTTTTAGGTTATTTCAAAACAGATGTGAAATTTTTAAACGATTTTACCGCTACGGCTAATATTTCATTGGAACACAATGCCGTAAAAGGAGGAACGTACAAACCATCTTATGCTGTTATGGAAGGTCAGACTGAAGGCGGTTTTGCGCAAAGAACTTATGCTGAATTTACTAACGCACAAGGCGAGCTTTATGTAAACTACAACAAAACAATTGATAAACATAATATTAGTGCTTTGGCAGGGTATTCTTATCTAGAAAATATTTATCAAGGTTTTGGAGCTCAGAGAGGTGGTTTCGTAACCGATGCTTTCAGCTATAACAATTTAGGAGCGGGTTATAATTATCGTTTAGGAGATGTGTATTCATACAAAGGAAAATCAAATTTAGTTTCTTTTTATGCTCGTGCCAACTACGGTTACGATGGTAAATATTTATTGACCGCAACTGTAAGACGTGACGGATCTAGCCGTTTTGGAGAAAATAACAAATGGGGAACTTTCCCTTCTGCTTCTGCAGCGTGGAGAATTTCTAACGAAGAATTTATGGAATCTTCAAAAGGTTGGTTAGACAATTTAAAATTAAGAGTTGGTTACGGAGTTACAGGTAATCAGGACGGAATTGGAGAGTACAAATCGCTTTCTATTTTAGGAGTTGGAAACGACAGTTACTACGATCCTGTTACTAAAACATGGAGTTTGGCCTATTCGCCAAAACAAAATCCAAATCCTGATTTGAAATGGGAATCTACACAGCAAATTAACGTTGGTTTTGATTTCGGTCTTTTCAATAGGATTACGGGATCTTTCGAATATTATTCTAAAACAACAAAAGATTTATTATACACGTATGAAGTGCCTCAGCCTCCATATTTAGTGGGAACAATGCTGGCTAACGTAGGTGAAATGTCTAACAAAGGAGTAGAGTTGACTTTGAATGCTGACATCATTAAAGGTGAGAAATTCAACTGGAATGCCAATTTAACGTTAGGACATAACGTTCAGAAAATCGAAAAACTTTCAAATCCAACTTATAAAACAGATGTAATCTACAGCGGTTCTTTACACGGTTTAGCTGGGATGTCCGGACAATATTCTCAGATTATTGCTGAAGGATATCCTGTTGGAACTTTCTGGGGATTCAGAAATGCAGGTTTAGATGCAGATGGTAAAATACAATATTACAATGCTGCAGGACAGGTTGTGCAAGAAAGTGCTTTGGTTGATGCTGATAAAACAGACTTAGGTAATATTCAGCCAGACTTGACTTTAGGTCTTGCGATGAATTTCACTTACGGAAATTTTGATCTTGGAATTTCAGGATACGGAATGTTTGGACAAAAAGCTTTAAACGCAACTAACATGATGTTGAACGATCCTAACAGGTTACCATCATTTAACGTTCCTGACGATTTCTTAAGCAGCGGTATTACTTCTGCTCCAAAGTATTCAGATTATTGGATCGAAGATGCTTCTTTCTTCAGACTTCAAACCTTATCTCTTGGTTATACATTACCATTGAAATACAAAAAATCTAAAGTAAGATTCTATGTAATGGGAGAAAACCTATTTGTATTTACAAGCTACAAAGGTGTAGATCCAGAGATTGGATTAAATGCTCAGGACGGAATTAATCAAACTGGAGTTATGGATCAAACTGGATTGGCAGCTCCTGGAATTGACAGATATAATAATTATCCTCGACCAACAACCATTTCTGTTGGACTAAATTTTACGCTGAATAATTAA
- a CDS encoding DUF5004 domain-containing protein has protein sequence MKCKSFYWLALLMCFFAISCDNTEDGSYVDPITIYEKVNGNWQLANLKMVDETAKANKIEPSEENLSTYFDYEDFKINFSVDEKNRPTSYEVTGNVPPLFAPKGYWELSSDFQQTNDRATKIYLYSDAQKTQKTDELRLMSVPGKNEEMQLQLVRSSGGTPFVSYIFKLNAIN, from the coding sequence ATGAAATGTAAAAGCTTTTATTGGTTAGCTCTTTTAATGTGTTTTTTTGCGATTAGTTGCGATAACACAGAAGATGGAAGCTACGTAGATCCAATTACCATTTATGAGAAAGTAAACGGCAATTGGCAATTAGCAAATTTGAAAATGGTCGATGAAACTGCGAAAGCAAATAAGATCGAACCGAGTGAAGAAAACTTGAGTACTTATTTCGACTACGAAGATTTTAAAATCAACTTTAGCGTAGACGAAAAAAACAGGCCGACAAGTTATGAAGTAACTGGAAACGTTCCGCCTTTATTTGCTCCAAAAGGGTATTGGGAACTAAGTTCAGATTTCCAACAAACAAATGACCGTGCAACAAAAATCTATCTGTACAGCGATGCACAAAAAACGCAGAAAACAGATGAACTTCGATTAATGTCTGTTCCAGGTAAAAATGAAGAAATGCAGCTTCAGTTAGTGCGTTCTTCTGGTGGTACTCCGTTTGTGTCTTACATCTTTAAATTAAATGCTATTAATTAA
- a CDS encoding DUF6377 domain-containing protein, with amino-acid sequence MQRILILLFFIGGFSLTAKETNPYLEELDQVLLKKDVYLKQKYRKIEALKKNVSKFTLNQNNEELYNCYMSLFDEYKSFKYDSAYYYLEQSKIKAKILKDPKFLSKSRIKEGFVLLSSGLFKEAIDTLNVIDDTKLDIKNKFEYYNIKARAYYDLADYNRDQRFNIHYVQQGNHFLKKALELIGTNTNEYWAAESLKRLKQQDWRGAEFAFSYWINNYNLPPDYYGIATSSLGYIYSERGYTKKAIQYLALAAIADVKNATKETVALRNLANELFKMGYLDKANEYINIAMDDATFYNARHRKIEISSILPIIEKAQLNNVKDKNDKLEKIIILLTILTVIIFVFLGIIFKQLKEKNKARKTMAESYLKLQEMNVSLSEANAIKEEYITYFIKATSAFINKIDHIQKSTLHKIITKKTDEVIASLKRYNVKEERENLFHQFDEIFLRLFPTFVTEFNKLFPNDHKCVVKKGELLNTELRIFALYRLGIQDSNQMAEFLELSVATIYTYKTRIKSKSDFKDTFEQKIMEIKTI; translated from the coding sequence ATGCAAAGAATATTGATACTCCTTTTCTTTATTGGAGGTTTTTCTCTGACTGCGAAAGAGACAAATCCTTATTTAGAAGAATTAGATCAGGTACTTTTGAAAAAAGATGTCTATCTAAAACAGAAATATCGAAAAATTGAAGCTTTAAAGAAAAATGTCTCTAAGTTTACACTTAACCAAAACAATGAAGAGCTGTACAATTGTTATATGTCACTTTTTGACGAATACAAATCTTTTAAATACGACTCTGCTTATTACTATTTGGAACAATCTAAAATCAAAGCCAAGATTTTAAAAGACCCGAAGTTTTTATCTAAAAGCCGTATTAAGGAAGGTTTTGTACTGCTTTCTTCTGGACTTTTTAAAGAAGCAATTGATACTTTGAATGTAATTGATGACACTAAACTAGATATCAAAAACAAGTTTGAATATTACAACATAAAAGCCCGTGCTTACTATGATTTAGCCGATTACAACCGTGATCAGCGTTTTAATATTCATTATGTCCAACAGGGTAATCATTTCTTAAAAAAAGCTTTAGAATTAATCGGAACCAATACCAATGAATATTGGGCCGCCGAAAGTTTGAAACGCCTCAAACAACAGGATTGGCGTGGTGCAGAATTTGCTTTCAGCTATTGGATTAACAATTATAATCTGCCTCCAGATTATTATGGCATTGCAACTTCGAGTCTTGGTTATATTTATTCGGAGAGAGGTTATACAAAAAAGGCGATTCAATATCTTGCTCTTGCCGCTATTGCCGATGTTAAAAATGCAACAAAAGAAACCGTTGCGCTCAGAAATTTAGCCAATGAACTTTTCAAAATGGGTTATTTGGACAAAGCCAATGAATACATTAACATCGCAATGGATGATGCGACTTTTTACAATGCCAGACATCGAAAAATTGAGATTTCATCAATTCTTCCAATTATAGAAAAAGCGCAGTTGAATAATGTAAAAGATAAAAATGACAAACTGGAAAAGATCATTATTCTTTTAACCATTTTAACTGTTATTATCTTTGTTTTCTTGGGAATTATCTTCAAACAATTAAAAGAGAAAAACAAGGCCCGAAAAACGATGGCTGAGTCTTATTTAAAACTGCAGGAAATGAATGTAAGTTTAAGCGAAGCCAATGCGATCAAGGAAGAATACATTACATATTTCATTAAAGCGACTTCAGCGTTCATTAATAAAATCGATCATATTCAGAAGAGTACACTTCATAAGATTATTACCAAAAAAACAGATGAAGTTATTGCCAGTTTAAAGCGTTATAATGTAAAGGAAGAAAGAGAAAACTTATTTCATCAGTTTGATGAAATCTTCCTGAGATTATTCCCAACTTTTGTAACAGAATTCAATAAATTGTTTCCAAACGATCATAAATGCGTTGTCAAAAAAGGAGAGCTTCTCAATACCGAATTGCGAATTTTTGCTTTGTACCGATTAGGAATTCAAGACAGTAACCAAATGGCAGAATTCCTAGAACTTTCTGTGGCTACAATTTATACTTATAAAACCAGAATCAAAAGTAAATCTGATTTTAAAGATACTTTCGAGCAGAAAATTATGGAGATTAAGACTATTTGA